The Sylvia atricapilla isolate bSylAtr1 chromosome 3, bSylAtr1.pri, whole genome shotgun sequence genome has a window encoding:
- the FBXO30 gene encoding F-box only protein 30: MEEHQQHLHCVNCVSRRCMTRPEPGISCDLIGCPLVCGAVFHSCKAEEHRMLCPLERVPCLNSGFGCPFIVARNKIADHLEVCPASVVCCTMEWNRWPVSYADRKSYENLSKDVDEVEQLDMALALQDQRMLLESLKVATMMSKTGDQVPESREQTSVKSSAPNTVHTNGLMPVDEESYGALYQATVETTRSLAAALDILNTATRDIGMLSSNHCISPHEMKEDPKIKERASSGIIQDKTSDSENADEDNVGAVGGMNFDSLSQNSQVEQNGSCDICNDVVQNHDLNLNLSNSSLLCNGFHVENECSKVLDHSEDLGVSNSKPSSVANGECTASHDDDEALQSCSSCSVTAQVEVLPADHLVNGSANHVLLPHNANEEEMLERQVEQERLRNIDAFSLLRHRSYRFLVNHYWSTPKEDKAVDTSDLEITEDPMGLQGIDLITAALLFCLGDSPGGRGISESRAVDVYHVDFGTQTFSLPSAILATNTMVGEIASASACDHANPQLSNPSPFQTLGLDLVLEYVARYQTKQRSMFTFVCGQLFRRNEFSSHFKNVHGDIHAGLNGWMEQRCPLAYYGCTYSQRRFCPSTQGAKIIHDRHLRSFGVQPCISTVLVEPAKSCLIGLHNDHLSSLPFEVLQHIASFLDGFSLCQLSRVSRLMRDVCGSLLQARGMVILLWEKRKCPEGSSWQVKEKVWRFSTAFCTVNEWKFADIVSMADHLKKCSYNAVERREEAVPLPCMCVTRELTKEGRSLRSVLKPVL, from the exons ATGGAGGAACATCAGCAACACTTACACTGTGTGAACTGTGTCAGCCGTCGTTGTATGACCAGACCAGAGCCGGGCATTTCCTGTGATTTGATTGGCTGCCCCTTGGTTTGTGGGGCAGTTTTTCACTCATGTAAAGCTGAGGAACATCGCATGCTATGTCCACTTGAAAGAGTGCCTTGTTTGAATAGTGGCTTTGGATGTCCCTTCATAGTAGCCCGAAATAAAATTGCTGATCATCTAGAAGTTTGTCCTGCAAGTGTGGTATGTTGTACCATGGAGTGGAATAGATGGCCAGTCAGTTATGCTGACCGCAAATCTTATGAAAACCTGAGTAAAGATGTCGATGAAGTGGAGCAGTTGGATATGGCTTTAGCTCTTCAAGACCAGCGCATGTTATTAGAATCACTTAAAGTAGCAACTATGATGTCAAAAACAGGTGATCAAGTACCAGAATCCAGAGAGCAAACCTCTGTCAAATCAAGTGCCCCCAATACAGTGCATACCAATGGCTTGATGCCTGTAGATGAAGAGTCCTATGGTGCACTTTATCAAGCTACTGTAGAAACAACGAGGAGTttagctgctgctctggataTCCTGAACACTGCTACAAGGGACATTGGTATGTTAAGTTCAAACCACTGCATTTCACCACATGAAATGAAGGAAGATCCCAAGATTAAAGAACGAGCTTCTAGTGGCATTATTCAGGATAAAACGTCTGACTCTGAAAATGCAGATGAAGATAATGTAGGAGCTGTTGGGGGAATGAACTTTGATAGCCTGAGTCAAAATTCACAAGTGGAGCAAAATGGTTCTTGTGATATTTGTAATGATGTAGTGCAAAACCATGACTTAAATCTAAACCTCAGTAACTCCTCGCTTTTGTGTAATGGCTTTCATGTAGAAAATGAATGTTCAAAGGTGTTGGACCACAGTGAAGATCTTGGTGTATCTAATTCAAAACCGTCCAGTGTAGCAAATGGTGAATGTACTGCATCTCACGATGATGATGAAGCATTGCAGtcttgcagctcctgctctgtaACAGCACAAGTTGAAGTATTACCAGCTGATCACTTAGTTAATGGCAGTGCTAATCATGTACTACTTCCCCATAACGCtaatgaagaagaaatgctAGAGAGACAAGTGGAGCAAGAAAGATTGAGAAACATAGATGCATTTTCACTTTTACGGCATCGATCGTACAGATTCCTTGTTAACCATTATTGGTCAACACCAAAAGAAGACAAAGCTGTTGATACATCGGATTTGGAGATAACAGAAGATCCTATGGGTCTTCAGGGAATTGATCTAATCACTGCAGCTCTGTTGTTCTGCCTCGGAGATTCTCCCGGAGGTAGGGGGATATCAGAAAGTCGCGCTGTCGATGTCTATCACGTTGACTTTGGGACCCAAACATTTTCTCTCCCATCTGCTATATTGGCCACAAATACAATGGTGGGGGAAATAGCTTCAGCTTCTGCATGTGATCATGCCAACCCACAGCTCTCAAATCCAAGTCCATTCCAGACCCTTGGATTGGATTTGGTATTGGAATATGTGGCTAGATACCAAACAAAACAGCGTTCAATGTTTACATTTGTTTGTGGACAGTTGTTTAGAAGGAATGAATTTTCGTCGCATTTTAAGAATGTGCATGGAGACATTCATGCTGGCCTTAATGGCTGGATGGAGCAGAGGTGTCCTTTGGCATATTATGGGTGCACATATTCTCAACGAAGGTTTTGCCCTTCCACACAAGGGGCAAAAATTATTCATGACCGCCACTTACGGTCGTTTGGAGTGCAGCCTTGTATATCCACAGTATTAGTAGAACCAGCAAAAAGCTGCTTAATTGGACTACACAATGACCATCTGAGTAGTCTACCATttgaggtgctgcagcacaTTGCTAGTTTTCTAGACGGCTTTAGTTTATGTCAGCTTTCAAGAGTGTCACGTTTAATGAGAGATGTGTGTGGAAGCTTGCTTCAAGCACGTGGAATGGTGATACTGCtttgggagaagagaaagtGCCCAGAAGGAAGTTCTTGGCAGGTAAAAGAAAAG GTTTGGCGCTTCAGTACAGCCTTCTGTACTGTGAATGAGTGGAAGTTTGCTGACATAGTGAGCATGGCTGACCACTTGAAGAAGTGTAGCTACAACGCCgtggagagaagagaggaggcTGTGCCGCTGCCATGTATGTGTGTGACACGGGAGCTCACCAAGGAGGGACGCTCACTGCGCTCGGTTCTCAAACCAGTACTTTAA